The Ruminococcaceae bacterium R-25 genomic interval CCGTGACACTCCTCCGGCATCCGGCAAGGATTATCTCCAGGCATTGGTAGACAAGATGGCTGAGATCGGCGTTGGTAAGGTTGCTTCCATGTCCGGACGTTACTATGCAATGGACAGAGACAACAACTGGGACAGAATCCAGACAGCTTACGATTCACTCGTTCTCGGTGAGGGCGTTAAGGATACAGACCCTGTTGCAGCAATGCAGAAGTCTTACGACAACGGCGTAACAGACGAGTTCGTTCTTCCTACAGTTATCGTAGATGCAGAGGGCAAGCCTGTTTCTGTCGTTAAGCCTAACGACTCCGTTATCTTCTTCAACTTCCGTCCTGACCGTGCAAGAGAGATCACAAAGGCTTTCTGCTACTCCGACGAGGATATCGCAGCTCAAGCAGGTGACGCTTCTGACACAAAGTGCATCAAGTACTTAAAGAGAGCTAACGGCTTCATGCCTCTCACATATGTATGCTTCAAGGATTACGACGAGCTCATTCCCAACAAGTTCGTTGCTTTCAAGAAGGAAGAGATCAAGAACACTCTTGGTGAATACCTCGCAGCAAACGGCTTGAAGCAGCTCAGAATCGCTGAGACAGAGAAGTATGCACACGTTACATTCTTCTTCAACGGCGGTATCGAAGAACCCAACAAGGATGAGGACCGTACACTCGTTCCTTCTCCTGCAGTTGCTACTTATGACCTTAAGCCTGAGATGAGCGCTCCCGAAGTTTCCGAGAAGCTCGACGCAGCAATCTGCTCAGACAAGTACGATGTAGTTATCATCAACTTCGCTAACCCTGACATGGTCGGCCACACCGGCGTTCTCGAAGCAGCTATCGAAGCAGTAGAGAGAGTTGACGCCTGCGTAGGCGGCGCTGTTGAAGCAGTTAAGAAGATGAACGGCGTTCTCTTCATCTGCGCTGACCACGGCAATGCCGAGCAGATGATGAACCTCGAGACAATGCAGCCTCATACTGCACACACAACAAATCCCGTTCCGTTCATCCTCTACAACTATGATCCCGAGTACACTCTCCGTGAGGGCGGCCGCCTCTGCGACATCGCTCCTACACTTTTGGAGATCATGGGACTTCCTCAGCCTGCAGAAATGACAGGCGAGTCACTTCTTATCAAGAAGTAATAGTTTTAAATAATGTAAAAATGAAGGCTGCCTGCCTCATTGTGAAATGAACCCCTGAAGTTGGACAAACTTCGGGGGTTTTATTTGGGGTTGGTGCTTCGGGCGCGGAAGTGTTTGAAACCCTGATTGACAAAAAACTGTACGAAAACAGCTCAAACTGTCAATAAAATCGTCAAAATGGGCATTTTGTGGTGAAAATGACTCAAACAGTGACTCAAAATTCAAAATCAGTCACCATTTCAGTCATTCACTAAAAGGCTGCCCTTACTGCAGCCTATTATTTTGCCTTTAGCAGAATATCCGGTGGATCAGGGTGTCACGACTATTTTGACAGGGCCGAATCTTTCCTCGATCTCATCTTTGGTCATATTGGTTTCTTCAACATATGAGCGCGAAAAATGTGCGATCTCTTGATGATCCTTATATATAGTTGCCCAACTGACTGTTCCGCGTCCTGGTTCTGGTCTTAATACGGATATTTCATCTGCTTCGATCGTTGTCTTATATATTGTTCCGTCATAAACAATGACATAAAGGATGCCGGATCTGATCTCCAGCTTTACGGCTGCAACATACTCTTCAACGTCAGCAGGACCGGAGAATGATTCTCTGACCGTCTGAGATGTGGATAGAGGACCGCACCCTGTAAGAAAGCCTGCGCACAAAACCAAACAAATTAAAACTGCTGCAAATCTTTTCATGTTTATTTAACCTGGCATACCTTTCATAAGTATTCTTATTATAGATACAGATAAAGGGCAGGGTTTGTTGCATCAGATAAATAAAGGAACCTCAACAGTTCGGAGGTCCCTTTCGATTTTCTTGGAGACGTGACTCCGTCGAGTACGCGAGGAACGAAGCGTGCGAGACAATGATTTTGCCTTTAGCAGAATATCCGGTGGATCAGGGTGTCACGACTATTTTGACAGGACCGAATCTTTCCTCGATCTCCTTTTTGGTCATATAGCTTTCCTCAAAATATGAACGCGAAAAACTAAGGACCTTTTGATGATCCTTATATATAATCGCCGTACTGACTGTTCCATTTCCGTCTTCAGGCCTGATCACAGATATTTCATCTGCTTCGATCGTTGTCTTATATGTTCCACCATAAACAATGACATAAAGGATGCCTGATCTGATCTGCAGCCTTACGCCTGGAACATCCCCTTCAACGTCAGCATGACCGGAGAATGACTCCACGACCGTCTCCGCGGTCGTTTGTGATGTGGATTCAGGACCGCACCCTGTAAGAAAGCTTCCGCACAAAGCCAAACAAATTAAAACTGCTGCAAATCTTTTCATAGTTACTAAGTCCGGCATTCAAATCCTATGCCGCCTTCTTATATGTCATCAGGATCTTTTCTGCTTCGAGGAGTTTCCTGGCATCAGGATCGGTGATCTTTGCTTCGACTGTTATCGAACCGAAGTTGTCGATCGTGCCGGTTGTCGTGTCTGATGAAGACTTGAACGTGATGCTGCTGCCATCGACTGTGTAGGTGCCTGAGCTCTCGAGTCCTGATACGTTGATCGTTTCAACGTTCGTCGTAACCTGGTTTAAGATCTGCTGCTTCATGTCGGCATAATCCTTGTAGCCGGCGATCTTTGCCATGGCATCAAGACCGACTGCAGAGGTCGTGCCTAAGGTGTTCTGGATGATCCTGTCGATATTCTTTTCGACGAAGGACTTGATGTCGGAAACGAAGGCGTCACGGTCGATCTTGACCTCAAACTTGCCGTTCTGAAGGACCATTGTGGATTTGATGTTGATCTTGCCTTCGCAGCCGGACGGAATGTTGACGCTGTATTCTTTGGAGATATATTTGATGAACTGGTCGGTGATATCCTTTGTGGCCTTGTAGGTGCCGTCAACGGATTTGAGACTGATATTGAACTTCTTATATGTGAGAAGTCCTGCGAAAGCTTCGGAATCGAGATTGGTGATGTGCCACTCCGAGCCGTCTCTTTCAAGTTTGCAATCGTAGTAATAAGTGATGATCTCACAGTTTTTGACAGCCTGTTCGATCTCAGGGATCGACTTAAATGACTTGCCTGCGAGGACCTCGAAAATCGGTCTGCTTATTCTGATCTGGACTTTGCCTTTATTGCCTTCGATCTCTACGGTCGAAGTGTCGACATCGTAGAGCATCAGGCTTCTTACGGCAGTTTGGAATGCCTTCTGTTCATCGGTGGGTTTGCCGTCGACGTCGAAAGCATCTTTTACGGCCGCTATTGTCTTATCGTCTGCAGAAGAACCTGCAAGAACGATCGCGACGCCGGACTCGTCTTCTACGATTGCCTTTGCGAGCTTTGTTGCTGTGTCGATCAGTGTGCCTCTTCCGATAATGGGCATGTTGCCGTAGAAGGAGAAGAGGTCTTTGAATTCCTGGTCATCGAAATTGGTGACATACCAGTCCTTGTCGATCTCCTTGAGTTCCACGGTGATCTCAGTCTCTTTTGTATCTGCCTTATCTACTGCCGATGCCAGGTCATTGATGTCTTTGTAATCGCCTTTCTGAAGTGCTTCCAGATCTGCCGATGTGAAAGTTATGCTGACCGTTGCAGTGTCTTTGGTGACCTTTACGGATTTCTCGTCGATGACGCCTGAGACTATAGCCTGCATGTGAGTGTTAAAGACCTTTTCCTCGTCGGAATAATTCTTCTCATCAAGAAGATCCTTGAAGGACTTTTTGTACTCTTTTTCGAGCCCGTCAGTCTTTTGCAGGATGTCAGTAGCAGCGCCTGAAGAGATTCCGGAAACGAAATCCGATGCTGCAGTTAATACTGCCTTTTTCTTGAAGAGCGAGCATGATGAAAACATCGGGAGCAGAGTCACGATCGCCATCACAGCTGCTGTTTTACGTACAAATGATCTATCCATTATTTCTTTATTCCTTATTCTGTAATACCTTTACAATACCGAGTGCGAATTGCTCCGTCAAGGTAAACATGCTGTAAATTATAGGTTTGCAGGGCCCATCGCAGGGGGGTGAATCATTGAATTTTGCCTTAAATTCTATTAAAATAATTTTTAGAATTTGGGCGTGAGAATCAGTTTTTCGCGCATAGAAATATACAGGAGGATTGCCTTATGGATAAGAAAAGACTTATTACCAGAAGCGATTTTGACGGTCTCGTCTGCGCTATGCTTCTCAAAGAATTAGATATGATCGATGAGATAAAGTTTGTTCATCCTAAGGATGTTCAGGACGGTAAGGTCGATATTACCGAGAATGACATCACGACAAATCTTCCTTTCGATCCCAGAGTAGGACTCGCGTTTGACCATCACGAGAGCGAACTCGTAAGAAATAACAAAGAGGCTTTCGGCGACAAGTTCATCTGTATCTGCGAAAAGTCTGCTGCCAGAGTCGTTTATAAGTATTATGGCGGCGCTGATACTTTCAAGACTGTCAACGAAGAGATCATGCAGGCAGTCGACAAGGGCGATTCCGCTGACTTTACGATCGACGAGATCTTAGATCCAAAGGGCTGGGTCCTCATGAACTTCATTATGGACGCGAGAACAGGATTGGGCCGTTTTCACGATTTCAGGATCTCAAATTACCAGCTCATGATGGAACTCATCGATTACTGCACAAACCACTCTATTGAAGAAGTTTTGGAGCTCCCTGACGTTAAGGAACGTACGGACTTGTATTTCGAGCAGCAGGAACTTTTCAAGAAGCAGCTTTCTGAGATCGTTAAGATCGAAGGCAAGGTTGCGGTCCTCGACTTAAGACCTTTGGAGACGATCTATACAGGCAACAGATTCATGATCTACGCCATGTATCCCGAGACCGAATTCAGCGTACATGTAGCCTGGGGTTTCAAGAAGCAGAATACTGCGGTCATGATTGGCAAGTCTATTATCAACAAGGCCGGCACGACAGACATCGGCGAGCTTTGCCTCTCATACGGAGGCGGCGGACACACCAACGCAGGCACCTGCCAGCTCGACAATGACAAGGTCGATGCGGAGCTTCCTAACATAATAGCCAAGCTAAATGAACATAAATGATATATAATATGCCGGTCCCTGAAAAGGGACCGACTTTTTTTGAAAGGGAGCACAATAATGCAGTTTTTAAAGAAGGCAGCTGCGGCTGTACTTGCTATGGCTATGGCTGCAGGTTTTACAGGTTGCTTCAATAGCGAAAAGAAGAACATTGATGCCGTTATCAAAGTAACGGACCAGTATGTTGAAGCACTGAGCAACTTTGACGCAGAAGGCGTTCTGGAACTCTCAAACTGGGATGAGGATGATGAAGAGTATCAGGAAGTCTCAAAGCTCCTCGATCTCGATTTTTACTCAACACAGGTAACCAAGGAAGAGATCGAATACTACAAGTACATCGCTTCCACGATCACATACTCTTCTGATGACGGCAGGATCACTTTAGAAGATGATGAAGCTACTCTTAAGATCCAGTACAAGCTGGTCAACTGGAAGCCGGTCTTTGCCGAGACATACGATGATTTCGATGAGGTATTAAAGGCTCTCAAGGATTGCGACGATACCATCACCGTAAAGGAAACACTGAATTTCAAGAAGGAAAAAGACGGCTGGAAACTTACAAAAATATCCAAGCTCGGCGAGGCATTCAGCTTTGTATATGCGCTCCCCAATGTTATCTTAGAGCCCCAGCCCACAGGCGATGAGCCTTCAACTTCTGAAAGTTCCAGCCAGGTTTCGGATCTCTATAAGGAAGCGCGCGAGGCTTATCTTTACCTCCTCGGCACTAAGGAAGCTGCTATCAGGAAGGCAGAAAAGATCTACGGCAAGAGCTTCTGTAATTATGTCGATCTGAACGGAGACAGCGTTCCCGAACTTCTTTTCGTAAGCGCCGATAAACCGGATGACGATAACAGCTCCGCATCACTCCATGTCTATGAATATAACGAGTATGCAGGTGAGGTACTCGAAGTCATCACGATCAATGAGATCGCTTATACGGCAGAGGGCGGAAGCTTCTTTATCTACACAACTGCAAGCAATCTCGTAATCACAACTCACAGCGGCGAATCATCTAACCACCATGTAGTTACATATGTTTACGACCTGCACCTCGCACTTTCCGATACATATCAGAGAGATGAGCACTATAGCTACGATCCTAATACGGACAAGGAAACCACAACTTACGAATATTACCAGGCAACAAAAACAGGAACAGTTTCCTGCGATGAGTCGATCTATAAGAATGCCATCCAGAAGCTCGTCGATAAGGTCGTTCTGGTAGTAGGTTACGATTACCTTCCTGTTAAGGATTCACTTGAGTATGCGATCAACAATGCAATAAAGCTTCCTTTCGAAAGTTATGACGATGTCACTGCAGAAATCAAAGCTGAAGGCTAACAGGCTTTGTTGAAAACGATATTAGGTTTAAAATGTGGCTGTTGGAGATATCCGGCGGCCACTTTTTCGCAAGGGACAAATGGAGGGGAATCGTATGATGAAGCGCGCGATCGCTACGATCTTAACTGCTGCTGTGGTTTTGGGCATTTCAGGCTGTAATACAGATAATACCGAACCTACCGCATCGTTGTATTCGAAAGTTACCGAGAGCACGATCACTTTAACAGAAGACGGCAATAAGGCCGTTAACTGCTACAAGGAACTTTTGAAGCTCAACCGTGATGTCATCCAGCCTGTCGAAAAGAATTTCGACACCGCTACATGCGGCCTTTATGACATCAATTCAGATTCGATCCCCGAATTCTTCTTTTTCGCTGCCACGGACGCAACGGCATATTCAGCAACGCTCTATGTTTTCACATACGATAAGACCAGCGATACCGCCGTTAAAAAGATCGAGATCCCCAACATCATGTATCTGTCCGGCGGAGGCGGCGAATATGCTGTATTCACGTCACCTGTAGCACTCCTCATCACCCGCACGAGCGGCGAGGGCGAGTCTGTCACAGAGACCATCGTCTATGACATGAACCTCAATAAGAACGGCAGTTACAAGATGATACAGAGCCACGATTCCTCTACTGAGAGGATCGTAAACAAATATTATGCAAACGGCGCTCAGGCAGATCAGACAGCCTATGACCAGCTCGTTACTGTTCACCTTGAACAAGCAACAATGGTGCTTGCGAGCAATATTAAGGCGAAGTCCGAAGAGGAGAATTCACCCCTGCTGTCGAAGCCGCAATATAATATGATGAAGTACGAAAATATGCTCTCTTACATAATCAAGATAGCTAAATAAAGGAGTAAGAATAAATGAAGATGTTCAGGAAAACAGTTTCTTTGATCTTGGCAGGAGTACTCACGCTCGGCATTGCCGGATGTGATCTTTCCGGCTCCAAACAGGAGAAGGGCAATGTCGACGACGTTATCCAGTCGTATGGCAAGGCGCTCCAGAAACTGGATGAAGAAAAGATCCTTGGCATGACGACTTGGGATGAAAGCGACAGTGAGTATTCAGATTTCAAGGATTGCTTCACCTTCGATGCCAATGCCGAATATATCTGGGATGTTTATACGGCAACGGCAGGAACGATCGAATTGAATTATAAGGACACCGCTATCAAGGTAAAAGGCGACAAGGCTTCAGTGGACGTTACTTACCTTATCGTTGACTGGAAGACACTTTATAAAGAGCAGTATTTTAGTGCCGACGATCTTGTCAAAGCGATCAAAGACAGCATGAATGTTATTACAACTGAGGGTTCTATCGAGTTTACAAAGGACGGTAATGACTGGAAGATCTCCAAGATCACCAAGCTCGATGAATTAATGGAATTCGGAAGAACATGGCCTAACCTTGAGTCCAAGCAGTGGCCCACAATGCCGACTGATGATACTGAACCTACTGATGAGCCGACATTCCCTACAGGAACACAGTATGCTGACAGCTATCAGAAGGCTATCGCCGCATATCTCAAGGTCCTCGATGACAACAGGGCTGCAATAACAGCCGTTCAGGAAACTTACAGGATCGATCCGGTAGGCATCTACGATATCGATGGCAACGGCATTCCGGAGCTTTACTTCCTCGCAACCACAGGCGACAGCCCTGTCATGAACAGCAGCTTTTTCATCTATTCCTACAACGAGAATGCAGGTGAGGCCCTGAAGCAGATCGAGGTTCCTGACATCATTTACATGGCAGGTTCCGGCGGACTTTACCAGATCTATGCGACATCAAACAGGCTCATAATCACACATGCCGGCGGCGAAGATTCTGACTTTAAGTACTGGACTGAGATCTACAATTTCCAGTGGGATCTTATAGCTTCCTACAGACGTAATTGCCTGTACGATTACAATGCTCCCGAAGATCAGGCATCGACCATAAAGTATTACGAAGAAGACGTTGAGATAACTGAAGAGCAGTACAACAAGGTTTTCAAAGAAGACGCGAATAATACGGTTATAGTTCTTGCTAAGAATTACACACCTTCATCCGGCGACGTTGAGTATCCGCTCGTAAGCAAGCCGTCTTTCACGATGCTCGCATATGAGAATGCTTATACATACTTAGAATCGCTCAAAAATTGAGGTGGTTAAATTGCGCCAGTGCGGGGTGTTTTTCACTCTGGAACTGAGGCGCTTTTATTGCTCCAGAACTGAGGTACTTTACGGCAGAGCCTTTTAGCTGATAAAATAAATATTATATCTGCGAAGCCGGAGGGCAAAATTATGGATGCATTATTGTTTGCTAAGGCAGCTAGAGAAGAGAAGGACGCGATGCTCGAGAACTATCTGAGCAGCACCGATTCCATGGCCGGTGAACAGATAGCTAAACTCAAGGCGGCAGGCGCCAGCGATGAACTCATCAGAGAGGTCTTCGATTCCGTCCTGACCGATTGCTTCTATAACATTCTCCTTGGAATTGACGGCCAGATGCCGATCGGATCCTTAGGTGAGAGAAGTTACAGATTGCTTGCTCCGGACAGCACTGTAATCGCAAATGCTTCCGGAACACTTGCTGAAGCTGCTTACGAAGCTTTCTACGGTGAAGGCGAAGAAACGGCTGAAGGCTGACAGTTAAAATCAGTTAAATTCTGAAAAGGTTGTCTCCGCGTGAGGCAACCTTTTAGTTTGTTCCAGTGTAAATTCAGTGCAGTTTTGGGTTGTTTAACTTTTTGTCACCGTTTTTTCGATTTTGGTTGTACAAAAAGATAAAATGAGCCCCGATTTCAACTTTTAGTCACTGATTTTCCGATTTTCGTGAAACAAAAAGTGAAACATCCGGATGTGACGTTTTGCAGACGATTTTTCCGGTTTTCGTCATCAAAATGTGCAAAAATGATTGAATTTGCACGTTTTGCAGACGATTTTTTGATTTCCGTCAACAAAATGTGCATTCAGGTGCGGAAAGAGTAATCCGTGGATTACTTCGGAGCCCAGAAGATCCAGACGAAGAGATAACCTGCGATTACTGCGGTGAGTGTGAAGGGAATGCCGATCTTCATAAAGTCGCCGAAGCCGACTTCGTGGCCTTCTTTTCTGAGCATACCGACGCCGGCGATGTTTGCGGAAGCACCGATAGGCGTTAAGTTACCGCCAAGTGTGGCGCCGACCAGGAGGCCGAAATAAAGGAAGTGCGGTTCGACATTCATTGCGGAAGCGACACCTGCCAAAAGGGGCAGCATCGTAGCGACGTAAGGAATGTTGTCGATGAATGCGGAGATTAATACTGAACCCCAGACGATGATAGTGAAGAGGACGAAGCGGTTGGATCCGCCGAAGCTTGCGATGAATTCTGCGATGTCATCGATGACGCCGACTTCCCTGATCGTGGCGATGACTACGAAAAGGCCTGTAAGGAGGAGCATCGTGTCGTAGTCCAATGCCTTTAATGAATGGACCATTCCCTTGGCGGACTTCTGCTTGATGAGCTCCCAGATGATGGTTAAGATGCCGCATGCCATGCAGATGATGCCGTTTGTCCATTCATGAGTGTTGGGGATGAATGATGCGATGATGAGAAGGACTACGTGGCCGAGCATTGTGATAGTCGGAACGTAGTCGGTTACTTTGGTATATTCTGTTGAGTTGACGGTCTCTTTGTTCTTGCGGAACATGATCATCATGATGGGAATCGTGAGGACCGCGCCGAGCTCAACTGCGAAGAACATGCCGGGCTTGCCGTTCATGTAGAAGAAGTCGTTGAAGTTCATGTGGTCAGCTGCTGCGAGCATGATCGAAGTCGTGTCGCCGACGAGGGTTGCGGCGCCCTGGAGGTTCGATGAAACCGCGATACAGATGATCATCGGAACAGGGTTGATCTTAAGCTTTTTGCAGATCGCAAGGCCTACAGGAGCTACCATGAGAACTGTTGCAACGTTGTCGATGAATGCGGAAATGATGCCTGAGAATAATGACATCAATATCGTTACCCACATGACGTTTTTGGAGATGCGGAGGAGTGCTTCGGCGATCCTGTTCGGCATCTTGGATTCGATGAAATAATCGACGATTACCATCGTGCCGAAGATCATCATCAGTACATTCCAGTCGATCGCGGGAAGGACTTTTCCCAATGGCAGGATCTGTAAGACCACCATTAAGACGGCGGCAGAAAGTGCTACGATCGCACGGCGTTTCGGCAGTACGACCATAAGGATATACATGATTAAGAATATTACGATTGCGATGATCTTTTGCATTAAGAACTCCTTGGCTTATTTCTTGCTTTTTGTCTTGCTGCTGAAGACGAATCTCTGCTGGATAGAATAACTGATGAGGAACAGGATCGTGTCTGTTATTGCCTTTACGACAGTTTCTATAGAGCCGGGGAAGATCATGACTACAGCTGTTACGATGCCTGCGCTTAATGCCATCTGGATGACTGCAAGAAGCGCATATTTGGAAAGTGAAGTCGCTCTCGAAGCGTGGCTTTTGAAAACGAACTTGTAATTGATGAGATAGTTATAGACGGCCGATATGATCCTGGCGGCGACCGTTGCCATCGTTATATAGACTGCCGCGAATGAGTCCTTTAACAGGAGCACGAAAAGGTGGAACAGCAGTATGTCGATGACAAAAGATGAGAGCGATGCGAAGATGAACTTGATGAACTTTTTGCCCAGGATCTTATAGATTCTTACAGAGTCCCTGATCGGCTTGAAATGGGTCTGGTGGGATTCTTTTGAATCGTAGATCGTCTGGATCGGGATCTCGGTGAGGTTATATCTTCCTGCACACTCCAGGAGCATCTGCATCTCGTATTCGAACCTCTCGCCCTTGCAGTCTATGAGCTCGGTCATGAACTTAAAAGGAATGCCTCTAAGGCCCGACTGGGTGTCGCTGACCTTCATGCCTGCGACGTATGAGAAAACCA includes:
- a CDS encoding phosphoglycerate mutase, which codes for MKRRPVVLMVLDGFGLSDTKEYNAIAMAKTPVIDKLMAECPYVKGFASGLAVGLPDGQMGNSEVGHMNIGSGRIIYQDLTLITKYIEDGVFFKNEDLLRAINNCKEKNSDLHVWGLLSDGGVHSHNTHLYAILELCKKENFDRVYVHPFFDGRDTPPASGKDYLQALVDKMAEIGVGKVASMSGRYYAMDRDNNWDRIQTAYDSLVLGEGVKDTDPVAAMQKSYDNGVTDEFVLPTVIVDAEGKPVSVVKPNDSVIFFNFRPDRAREITKAFCYSDEDIAAQAGDASDTKCIKYLKRANGFMPLTYVCFKDYDELIPNKFVAFKKEEIKNTLGEYLAANGLKQLRIAETEKYAHVTFFFNGGIEEPNKDEDRTLVPSPAVATYDLKPEMSAPEVSEKLDAAICSDKYDVVIINFANPDMVGHTGVLEAAIEAVERVDACVGGAVEAVKKMNGVLFICADHGNAEQMMNLETMQPHTAHTTNPVPFILYNYDPEYTLREGGRLCDIAPTLLEIMGLPQPAEMTGESLLIKK
- a CDS encoding nanoRNase/pAp phosphatase (c-di-AMP/oligoRNAs hydrolase), which codes for MDKKRLITRSDFDGLVCAMLLKELDMIDEIKFVHPKDVQDGKVDITENDITTNLPFDPRVGLAFDHHESELVRNNKEAFGDKFICICEKSAARVVYKYYGGADTFKTVNEEIMQAVDKGDSADFTIDEILDPKGWVLMNFIMDARTGLGRFHDFRISNYQLMMELIDYCTNHSIEEVLELPDVKERTDLYFEQQELFKKQLSEIVKIEGKVAVLDLRPLETIYTGNRFMIYAMYPETEFSVHVAWGFKKQNTAVMIGKSIINKAGTTDIGELCLSYGGGGHTNAGTCQLDNDKVDAELPNIIAKLNEHK
- a CDS encoding putative tyrosine transporter P-protein — its product is MQKIIAIVIFLIMYILMVVLPKRRAIVALSAAVLMVVLQILPLGKVLPAIDWNVLMMIFGTMVIVDYFIESKMPNRIAEALLRISKNVMWVTILMSLFSGIISAFIDNVATVLMVAPVGLAICKKLKINPVPMIICIAVSSNLQGAATLVGDTTSIMLAAADHMNFNDFFYMNGKPGMFFAVELGAVLTIPIMMIMFRKNKETVNSTEYTKVTDYVPTITMLGHVVLLIIASFIPNTHEWTNGIICMACGILTIIWELIKQKSAKGMVHSLKALDYDTMLLLTGLFVVIATIREVGVIDDIAEFIASFGGSNRFVLFTIIVWGSVLISAFIDNIPYVATMLPLLAGVASAMNVEPHFLYFGLLVGATLGGNLTPIGASANIAGVGMLRKEGHEVGFGDFMKIGIPFTLTAVIAGYLFVWIFWAPK
- a CDS encoding putative flippase GtrA, which translates into the protein MSKDESRQTALVPIVIPSYEPDDRLIALLKDLDAKKMGPVIIVNDGSDEKYDPIFKEAESIITKLGGKFIAYRPNRGKGRALKTAFSYISENMPDAIGCVTADSDGQHTPECITKIIDTLKANPDNLILGVRKFEKKDIPWKSWFGNTVTIMVFSYVAGMKVSDTQSGLRGIPFKFMTELIDCKGERFEYEMQMLLECAGRYNLTEIPIQTIYDSKESHQTHFKPIRDSVRIYKILGKKFIKFIFASLSSFVIDILLFHLFVLLLKDSFAAVYITMATVAARIISAVYNYLINYKFVFKSHASRATSLSKYALLAVIQMALSAGIVTAVVMIFPGSIETVVKAITDTILFLISYSIQQRFVFSSKTKSKK